TCAAACTAGAACCAACTCAAACTGTTACCATTACTTTTGCTTCCTCGACTTGCTTGCCTGACTATGTTTTCATCAAAATGTGGAGACTTCCTGTCCTCCCATATATACCACCAGTTAAGCAATGTTTCAATTGCCTCAGATATGGTCATATGGCCAAATTTTGCAAAAATGCTCAACGTTGTTCGATTTGTTCTGACAAACACAGTTTTAGAGAATGCCAAGTTCCTGCTGAAAAGGCAGTATGTGCTCATTGCCAAGGAAACCACATTTCTATTTCAGGCGAATGTCCTGTCAAAAAACTAAAGATTgcagaaaacaaaaacaaatatactaaAGCTAAATTCTCAGATCTATTTAATGCTCAAAATTTCCCATCACTTAATAAGGctgaacaaacaaaaaatttgCTTGACTTATTCATGTCTGACAAAACTATATTGAATCTTATTACAGAAACTATAATTAAAgttattcatttaaataaaacccAGAACaccaatataaattcaaaaacaattacAGATACCATAAAGGAAACTTttgagtttaaaaataaaaataatcaaaattcaCAAATCAAGTCCTAAATATTATGCAATGGAATGCACAAAGTTTGCTAAGCAATCAACTAGAGTTACAAAACTtcctttatgaaaataatatacatgtatGTTTAATTTCCGAAACATGGCTTAAGCCACAAATACAATTCTCAATGAGAGGTTATGCTATTGTGAGAAACGATTGTGGTAATGACCACAATGGTGTAgctatcttaattaaaaatacattaaactataaaaaaattgaaTCATATTTTGATGATTCATTACAAAACAtagttattaaattacaaattaataaaaagtttatttctttcGTTAGTTTTTATAGTCCAGGTAGTACAcactttgataaaaataaatttaacagtTTGTTAAACAGTATTCCCAAACCTATTTTTATTGCTGGTGATTTCAATGCTCATCATTCCATTTGGGGTTGTTCTAGTGTTGATTCTCGGGGTAGATCTATCGTGGATTCTATAGATGAAAATGATTTGGTTCTTCTGAATGATGGTCAGCCAACTACTGTTGGTTCTTATGATCGAAGGGCTAATGGACTTgacttaactattgtgtctgctTCATTAGCATTGTCTTGTGATTGGAAGGTACATTCGGATTCTCTTGGTAGTTATCATTTGCCCACTCTTGTTAAGTTAATTGTTGATCCTGTAGTCAGTGCTCCAATGCACTCCTTGAACTTTCCTCAGCATGTCAATCTGAAATCAATAGATtggaaattgtataaaaaaactgttggtgaaatgtttgttaattttcaagtagattttctaaatattcaaaattcataTAATCAATTCTGTTCATTTATTTTGACTGCTGTGCAGAAATCTGTAATTGGTTCAATTCAAGATAGAAGTTATGTTGCATCTGTCAGtagaactttaaaaaaaaaaaggatatctCTAGTATGGTGGAATGAAAAATGCACCAAAGCTGTTAATGACTGCAAACAAGCCtatattacttttaaaacaaacccaggcttccaaaattttattaactttaaaCAGGCCCAAGCCTTAAAGAAACGCATTTTGAAAGAGGAACGTCGTAATAGTTGGAATGAATTTTGTCAAACCATTAGCAG
This sequence is a window from Pectinophora gossypiella chromosome 14, ilPecGoss1.1, whole genome shotgun sequence. Protein-coding genes within it:
- the LOC126372667 gene encoding uncharacterized protein LOC126372667, translating into MTKPPKRKKGKPPPSQTSGAEESTDSDSTERGSNSNETQPDKYTPYRVIDYNRRYPEDSAAGSEFVVFIESTDPNKTIGSRDMMYLNNCFVRSIKGIKYLKKVNKYKMGVVFDRPNMANAFLENTTFLRDQCLKASIPAGSTELTGVITGVPAEMSNYQVFKALESSSKKIICVRRILKKQKVDEGFKLEPTQTVTITFASSTCLPDYVFIKMWRLPVLPYIPPVKQCFNCLRYGHMAKFCKNAQRCSICSDKHSFRECQVPAEKAVCAHCQGNHISISGECPVKKLKIAENKNKYTKAKFSDLFNAQNFPSLNKAEQTKNLLDLFMSDKTILNLITETIIKVIHLNKTQNTNINSKTITDTIKETFEFKNKNNQNSQIKS